The genomic region TGCGCAAGCTGGTGGACGATATCAAGCAGGAGGTCGCGGCAGGTAACAGCTTCGCGACCTCTCTGCGCAAGAAGCCGGAGTACTTCGATGACCTGTATTGCAACCTCGTCGACGCTGGCGAACAGGCCGGCGCCCTGGAAAGCCTGCTTTCGCGGGTAGCGACCTACAAGGAAAAAACCGAAGCGCTCAAGGCCAAGATCAAAAAGGCCATGAACTACCCGATCGCGGTCGTCCTGGTAGCGATCATTGTTTCCGCGATCCTGCTGATCAAGGTGGTGCCACAGTTCCAGGCGATCTTCGCCGGCTTCGGCGCGGAACTGCCGGCCTTCACGCTGATGGTGATCGGTCTGTCGCAGATACTGCAGGACTGGTGGTGGGCAGTGGCGATTGGCCTGGGAGGCGGTATCTATGCGCTGATACGCGCACACAAGACCTCCGAACGCTTTCGCAACTGGATGGATCGAGCGCTTCTGAAGTTCCCGATTGTCGGTCCGATACTCTACAAGTCTGCCGTTGCACGCTTCGCCCGTACCTTGTCGACCACCTTCGCAGCGGGCGTGCCACTGGTCGAAGCCCTGGACTCGGTCTCGGGCGCCACCGGCAACGTGGTGTTCAGGAATGCGGTAAACCGCGTCAAGCAGGACGTTTCCACCGGCATGCAGTTGAATTTTTCCATGCGCACCACCGGTGTTTTCCCCAGTATGGCGCTGCAGATGACGGCCATCGGTGAAGAGTCCGGCGCCCTTGACGACATGCTCGACAAGGTCGCGAGTTACTATGAAACCGAAGTCGACAACAGCGTCGACAGCCTTACCAGCCTGATGGAACCCATTATCATGGCCGTACTGGGCGTCATCGTCGGCGGCCTGGTGATCGCCATGTACCTGCCCATCTTCAAGCTTGGCCAAGTGGTCTAACCGATGCCCCTACCCGATTTCCTGGCCAGCTACCCGCTGGCCTTTGTTTTTTGCGCACTCATTCTCGGCCTGATCGTCGGCAGCTTTATCAACGTCGTCGTCTGGCGACTGCCGAAAATGCTCGAGCGCGACTGGCGCGCCCAGGCACACGATGTACTCGGCCTGCCGCCCCCCGCCCACACCTCGGCCTATAACCTGTTGCTGCCGCATTCGCATTGTCCGCACTGCAACCATCGCATCCGAGCCTGGGAAAACCTGCCACTGCTCAGTTACGCCCTGCTACGCGGCAGATGCTCAAGCTGCAAGGCCCCGATCAGCAAGCGCTACCCGCTGACCGAACTGGCCTGCGGCCTGCTCTCGGCATTTATCGCCTGGCACTTCGGCTTCGGCTGGCCTGCCGGCTTGATGCTGGTGCTGACCTCGGGGCTGCTGGCCATGAGCCTGATCGATGCCGACCACCAGATACTCCCCGACGTCCTGGTACTGCCCCTGCTCTGGCTGGGCCTGATCGCCAACCACTTCGCGATGTTCACCTCGCTGAACGATGCACTGTGGGGCGCCGTCGCCGGTTATCTGAGCCTGTGGTCGGTGTATTGGGTATTCAAGCTGTTGACCGGCAAGGAAGGCATGGGCCATGGCGACTTCAAGCTGCTGGCGATGCTCGGCGCCTGGGGCGGCTGGCAAATACTGCCGCTGACCATCCTGCTGTCGTCACTGGTAGGCGCGATACTCGGGCTGATTCTGCTGCGCCTGCGTAACGCCCAGACCTCGACGCCGATCCCCTTTGGCCCTTATCTGGCGATTGCCGGCTGGATTGCATTGCTCTGGGGTGGTCAAATAACCGCCTCCTATCTGCAATTTGCCGGCTTCTAATGACCACACCCGTTGCAAAACCCTGGATTCTCGGCCTGACCGGCGGCATCGGCAGTGGCAAGAGCGCTGCCGCCCAGCACTTCATCGACCTGGGTATTCACGCCGTGGATGCCGACCACGCCGCCCGCTGGGTGGTGGAACCCGGTCGTCCGGCGTTGCAGAAGATTGCCGAACACTTTGGCCCAGGCGTACTGCAGGCTGACGGTCAGCTTGATCGGACCGCCCTGCGCAAGCTGATTTTCGAGGATGCCGGGCAACGGCGCTGGCTGGAAGCACTGCTGCACCCATTGATAGCTGCAGAGATTGCCAGCCACCTGGCCAGGGCACAGTCGCCCTACGCGATTCTGGTTTCACCACTGCTGATAGAATCCGGCCAGTACGCCACGACCCAGCGCGTGCTGGTCATCGACGCGCCGCAGGCGCTGCAGATGCAGCGCACCCTGCAACGAGACCAGACCAGCGAAGAACAGGTGCAAGCCATCCTCAAGGCTCAGGCCAGTCGCGAGGAACGCCTGAAACATGCCGATGATGTGCTGGTCAACGATCGCGACCTCGCCTGGCTGCACAGCGAAGTCGAGCGCCTGCACACCTTTTACCTGACTTTACCTGGAGGCCGAACATGAGCCAGTCCCTGACCGTCGAATGCCCAACCTGCGGAGCCCCCGTGGAATGGAAAGCGACCAATACCCACCGACCATTCTGCTCCGATCGCTGCAAGCTGATCGACCTGGGCGCGTGGGCGGCGGAAGAGCACAAGATCCCTGTCAGCCCGGATGCCGAGGAAGAGCTGTTTTCCGAAGAACTGTCACCGCGCACTCATTGAGCCAGCACTGATCAGGGTCGCATGAAGCTGTAGTCCTGATCGTCATCGAGGTTTTCGGCGAGAAACTGCAACTCGTCGGCCAGATCCTCGGCACTGCGCAACGCCTTGCTCTGCTGCACCACCGCACTGAGCAGGGCCCGCAGCCCCAGCCCCGGTTCGAATCCCACGGCCTGTGCGGCATCCAGACTGGCCTGCACTTCCTGACGCGCCCATTCGTACACACTCATCACTGCGCCTCTCCCCGGGTGTTTTCCCCAGCATGAGCGCCCTGCGCATCGAGTTATTTGATGCAGATCAACGGGAGTTCCCGGGCGGATCGTTGTCCTTCCAGGGCGCTGACAGGTAACGCGTACGGTTGAAGGTTTCCAGCCATTCGGGGCAGAACACCACCAGCGCACTGATCACCGTGCCATTGATGAAAGCTTCGGGGAAGATGATCAACCAGAGGTAACCGACAAAGTCCTCCAGCCATTCCGGCATCGCGAAAATTCCGTCAAACCACAGCAAGGCCAGGCTCGCCAACAAGCAGAGCAACGCCGCCAGGGCCGCAGCGAAAAACCCCGAACAGAAGATGTAGACGAAGGGATTGCGCGGCTGGGCGCGCTCTACCCGCCTCGCACAGACCTCGGTGACCAGCACCGGCAACAGGATCAGCAACGTGCCGTTGACACCCAGAGCCGCCAGGTCTTGTCGTCCCAATAGCACCAGCCCGAGCTGCGCCACCAAGGCGCCGACGATCGCCAGCGGCCAATCGAGCAACAGGGTGACCGCAGTAAGACCGATGAAGTGATAGGACACGCCACTGTCGAAATCGCGGCGCAACAACCAGAGCAGGAACAAGGCGAACACGGTGCCGAACAACAGATGTTGGCGCCGGCTGTCGGTGAACAACTCGACCCAGGGCGAACGCCAGATCGCCCACAGCACCACGGGCAGATAGATCAGCCAGCCGATGATCAGGCTGCCGGGTGACAGCAATTGCGCACCGATCATGAGCACCGAACTCCTTGTCCGCGTAGGGCCTACAGTCTACACCGGGCAATACGGCGCCGGCCCGGATAAAGTCCACAGGCCACTTCCTGCTGTCACGATTTCAACGCTAAGCTTGGGCCATGGACGACTCAGACTTCTTACGCTTGCTGACCATCCAGGCCGAGCAAGCCAACATGTTTCTTTCCAATGCCCGCAAATGGGAGCGTGAGCGTTGGGTCTGCCAACGCCTGCTGCAAGGACTGAACGTGCCGTACCGTCACGAGGACTTCCACCCAGCAGGCCAGGAGCCCCCGGACGTACTGTTTCGCGATGCCTGCTTCGAGGTGTTTTTCGTCCTCGATGAAGGCCGCCGCCTCAACGACGAATGGCGTGAGGAACTGCAACGCCGGCGCAGCGCGTTTTCCCTGAGCCAACTGGTACGCCGCGAGGCCAAGCCCAGGCGTATTCCCGCCTCGGAGTTGCTGCTGCGCCTGGCGCCGACCCTGCGCAAGAAAGCCCATAACTACAAGGAACGCGGCCTGGACCTGGGCGAGTTGGACATCATTGCCTTCGCCAGCCTCAAGCGCGAGGTGCTGGATCTCAACAGCCACTTCCCGCCGCCCACCGAATACCTGCGCCAGGGGTGGCGCTCGTTATCCCTGGTCGGGCCGACCTTCGCCCGGGTACTGTTCGCCCACCCGGATGCCCCCGACTTCCTGCGCGGCAACCTGGGACGCAGCATCGTTTTCGATGTGGGCATCAGCCTGTAGTTTCCTGAAGCAATGGCCGCTCGGATGATACAAAGCGTTATCATTGAGCCGAAACGTCGACCTCGGGTACGACGAACACGCCCGGCAGGTGGCTATGCTCCAGTAACGCCATGGGAGTCTGCATGTAGCGTTTACACATTCGGTAACGTCTATCTGAGGAGAGCTTCTTTATGAGCAGCCGCCTGAACCCGGAAGACCAGAAGCATGTCGAAGAGTACCTGCAACTATCCCAACACCAGGTCGAGCGCCGGCCCTTTCGGCCGTGGATGCTCCTGGTGGTGGTGCTCATCGCGGTGATCGGCCTGGGTCTGCTGAGCCGCCTCCTGAGTTATCTGGTGCTATGAGCTGCCTTGCGCTCGCCCGGATAACGCAGGCACAGATTTCCTTTAGCCTTGCGAGATATCCCTATGAACCATCGTATCGTGATCGTTGGCGGCGGCGCCGGCGGCCTGGAGTTGGCGACCCGCCTGGGTAAGACTCTGGGTAAACGTGGCAGCGCCAGCATCGTGCTGGTCGACGCGAACCTGACACACATCTGGAAGCCACTGCTGCACGAAGTGGCCGCCGGCTCCCTGAACTCTTCGGAAGACGAACTCAATTATGTCGCCCAGGCGAAATGGAACCACTTCGAGTTCCAGCTGGGCCGCATGAGCGGGCTCGATCGCGCCGGGAAAAAGATCCAGCTGGCCGCGACCTATGATGAACACGGCGTGGAACTGCTGCCGGCACGTGAATTGGGTTATGACACCCTGGTGATCGCTGTCGGTAGCACCACCAACGATTTCGGCACCCAGGGCGCCGCGCAGCACTGCCTGTTCCTCGACACCCGCAAGCA from Pseudomonas asplenii harbors:
- the coaE gene encoding dephospho-CoA kinase (Dephospho-CoA kinase (CoaE) performs the final step in coenzyme A biosynthesis.); amino-acid sequence: MTTPVAKPWILGLTGGIGSGKSAAAQHFIDLGIHAVDADHAARWVVEPGRPALQKIAEHFGPGVLQADGQLDRTALRKLIFEDAGQRRWLEALLHPLIAAEIASHLARAQSPYAILVSPLLIESGQYATTQRVLVIDAPQALQMQRTLQRDQTSEEQVQAILKAQASREERLKHADDVLVNDRDLAWLHSEVERLHTFYLTLPGGRT
- a CDS encoding DUF1780 domain-containing protein, producing the protein MDDSDFLRLLTIQAEQANMFLSNARKWERERWVCQRLLQGLNVPYRHEDFHPAGQEPPDVLFRDACFEVFFVLDEGRRLNDEWREELQRRRSAFSLSQLVRREAKPRRIPASELLLRLAPTLRKKAHNYKERGLDLGELDIIAFASLKREVLDLNSHFPPPTEYLRQGWRSLSLVGPTFARVLFAHPDAPDFLRGNLGRSIVFDVGISL
- a CDS encoding type II secretion system F family protein, yielding MATKAVKISTYAWEGTDKKGTKVSGELTGHNPALIKAQLRKQGINPGRVRKKGTSLFSKGKRIKPLDIALFTRQMATMMKAGVPLLQSFDIIAEGFDNPNMRKLVDDIKQEVAAGNSFATSLRKKPEYFDDLYCNLVDAGEQAGALESLLSRVATYKEKTEALKAKIKKAMNYPIAVVLVAIIVSAILLIKVVPQFQAIFAGFGAELPAFTLMVIGLSQILQDWWWAVAIGLGGGIYALIRAHKTSERFRNWMDRALLKFPIVGPILYKSAVARFARTLSTTFAAGVPLVEALDSVSGATGNVVFRNAVNRVKQDVSTGMQLNFSMRTTGVFPSMALQMTAIGEESGALDDMLDKVASYYETEVDNSVDSLTSLMEPIIMAVLGVIVGGLVIAMYLPIFKLGQVV
- a CDS encoding energy-coupling factor ABC transporter permease, whose amino-acid sequence is MIGAQLLSPGSLIIGWLIYLPVVLWAIWRSPWVELFTDSRRQHLLFGTVFALFLLWLLRRDFDSGVSYHFIGLTAVTLLLDWPLAIVGALVAQLGLVLLGRQDLAALGVNGTLLILLPVLVTEVCARRVERAQPRNPFVYIFCSGFFAAALAALLCLLASLALLWFDGIFAMPEWLEDFVGYLWLIIFPEAFINGTVISALVVFCPEWLETFNRTRYLSAPWKDNDPPGNSR
- a CDS encoding prepilin peptidase, coding for MPLPDFLASYPLAFVFCALILGLIVGSFINVVVWRLPKMLERDWRAQAHDVLGLPPPAHTSAYNLLLPHSHCPHCNHRIRAWENLPLLSYALLRGRCSSCKAPISKRYPLTELACGLLSAFIAWHFGFGWPAGLMLVLTSGLLAMSLIDADHQILPDVLVLPLLWLGLIANHFAMFTSLNDALWGAVAGYLSLWSVYWVFKLLTGKEGMGHGDFKLLAMLGAWGGWQILPLTILLSSLVGAILGLILLRLRNAQTSTPIPFGPYLAIAGWIALLWGGQITASYLQFAGF
- a CDS encoding DUF3094 family protein, which encodes MSSRLNPEDQKHVEEYLQLSQHQVERRPFRPWMLLVVVLIAVIGLGLLSRLLSYLVL
- the yacG gene encoding DNA gyrase inhibitor YacG codes for the protein MSQSLTVECPTCGAPVEWKATNTHRPFCSDRCKLIDLGAWAAEEHKIPVSPDAEEELFSEELSPRTH